Proteins from one Pseudarthrobacter sp. BIM B-2242 genomic window:
- a CDS encoding 2-hydroxyacid dehydrogenase has protein sequence MKNIAVLQVGPLMPAVQDAITSEYGAVRLPDPGPGREEFLQQHGGTFDVAVTSGKVGVGTELMRALPNLRAVVNFGVGYDTTDVAQAAERGIAVSNTPDVLNDCVADTAMALYLDVLRQTSAADRFVRRGDWLGKGNFPLATKASGKRVGILGLGRIGRVIARRLEGFDCAISYHSRNPVDGVAYEYKASPRDLAEGCDVLIVAAAGGPDSARLVDAGVIEALGPNGYLINIARGSVVDEDALVAALLGGRLAGAGLDVFADEPKVPEDLLALDNVVLLPHLGSGTHETRAAMAELTLANLRRFAAEGTLVTAVQP, from the coding sequence ATGAAGAACATCGCCGTCCTCCAGGTAGGGCCCCTCATGCCAGCCGTCCAAGATGCCATCACCAGCGAGTACGGAGCTGTCCGGCTGCCGGACCCCGGCCCGGGGCGGGAAGAATTCCTGCAGCAGCACGGCGGCACCTTCGACGTCGCCGTGACGTCCGGAAAAGTCGGTGTGGGTACCGAACTTATGCGCGCACTGCCGAACCTCCGCGCCGTGGTCAATTTCGGCGTCGGGTATGACACCACGGACGTGGCGCAGGCCGCCGAACGCGGCATCGCTGTCAGCAACACCCCTGATGTCCTCAACGACTGCGTGGCTGACACGGCCATGGCTCTGTACTTGGACGTGCTGCGCCAGACCAGCGCGGCGGACAGGTTCGTCCGCCGCGGCGACTGGCTCGGCAAGGGAAACTTTCCCCTTGCCACCAAAGCGAGCGGAAAGCGGGTGGGCATCCTCGGCCTGGGCCGGATCGGGCGGGTCATTGCGCGCCGGCTGGAAGGGTTCGATTGTGCCATCAGCTACCACAGCCGCAATCCCGTGGACGGCGTGGCATACGAGTACAAAGCGTCACCCCGCGACCTCGCGGAGGGCTGTGACGTCCTGATTGTCGCCGCCGCGGGCGGACCTGATTCGGCGCGGCTCGTTGACGCCGGTGTTATTGAGGCGCTCGGTCCCAATGGCTACCTCATCAACATCGCCCGGGGATCCGTGGTTGACGAGGATGCCCTTGTTGCTGCCCTGCTTGGCGGCCGGCTCGCAGGGGCAGGCCTGGACGTTTTTGCCGATGAGCCGAAGGTCCCCGAAGACCTCCTGGCACTCGACAACGTGGTGCTCCTGCCCCACTTGGGCAGCGGCACCCACGAAACCAGGGCGGCAATGGCTGAACTGACCCTCGCCAACCTTCGCCGGTTCGCGGCCGAGGGAACCCTCGTGACGGCGGTCCAGCCATGA
- a CDS encoding ABC transporter ATP-binding protein: MPELLEIEGLTKTFHVAKSASGNTRLKALDGISLTVGRGETLGLVGESGCGKSTLARTLMMLETPDEGTVSFEGTNPFGLKGKELLAWRRRVQMVFQDPFASLNARMNAGDIIAEPWATHRSLYPTSREREARVRELLHMVGLRPSDARKSPQEFSGGQRQRIGIARALALNPDVIILDEPVSALDLSVQAQVLNLLNELQQELGVSYIFISHDLTVVRHVADRVAVMYLGRIIETGATEEVFDHPRHPYTAALMSASPKLDVSGTTRDRIVLKGELPSPLDPPSGCRFRTRCWKAQDICAEVAPEPQVLAAPDGTRHVAECHFPLDSIKGLTGAIASAQ, translated from the coding sequence ATGCCTGAGCTTCTGGAAATTGAGGGCCTGACCAAGACCTTCCACGTGGCCAAGAGCGCCAGCGGCAACACCCGGCTCAAGGCCCTGGACGGCATCAGCCTGACGGTGGGCCGCGGCGAGACCCTTGGCCTGGTGGGTGAGTCCGGCTGCGGCAAGTCCACGCTGGCGCGGACGTTGATGATGCTGGAAACGCCTGATGAAGGGACCGTGAGCTTCGAGGGGACCAACCCGTTCGGGCTCAAGGGAAAGGAACTGCTGGCCTGGCGCCGGCGGGTGCAGATGGTCTTCCAGGACCCGTTCGCGTCCCTGAACGCCCGGATGAACGCCGGGGACATCATCGCCGAACCGTGGGCCACGCACCGGAGCCTGTATCCGACATCGCGGGAACGCGAGGCCCGGGTCCGCGAACTCCTGCACATGGTGGGCCTCCGCCCTTCGGATGCGCGCAAGTCGCCGCAGGAGTTCTCCGGCGGCCAGCGCCAGCGCATCGGCATCGCCCGCGCCCTCGCCCTGAACCCGGATGTCATCATCCTCGACGAGCCCGTCTCGGCCCTCGATCTTTCGGTCCAGGCGCAGGTCTTGAACCTCCTCAACGAGCTCCAGCAGGAGCTTGGTGTGTCCTACATCTTCATCTCGCATGACCTGACCGTGGTCCGGCACGTGGCGGACCGGGTGGCCGTGATGTACCTCGGCCGGATCATCGAAACAGGGGCTACCGAAGAGGTCTTCGACCACCCCCGGCACCCCTACACGGCCGCCCTGATGTCGGCGTCGCCGAAGCTGGACGTCAGTGGAACCACGCGGGACCGTATCGTCCTGAAAGGCGAGCTGCCCTCGCCGCTGGATCCGCCGTCGGGCTGCCGGTTCCGGACACGGTGCTGGAAGGCCCAGGACATCTGTGCCGAAGTGGCACCGGAACCGCAGGTGCTGGCCGCCCCCGACGGCACCCGGCACGTTGCGGAGTGCCACTTCCCGCTCGACTCCATCAAGGGCCTGACGGGCGCCATCGCCTCCGCCCAGTGA
- a CDS encoding NAD(P)/FAD-dependent oxidoreductase: protein MLNFDRDVVIVGAGPSGLTAARELKKAGLTVAVLEARDRVGGRTWTDTIAGAMLEIGGQWVSPDQTALLELLAELGLETYSRYREGESVYIGADGRKTRYTGESFPVSAATRMEMDKLVGILDGLAAEIGATEPWAHPKARELDTVSFHHWLRQNSSDEEACNNIGLFIAGGMLTKPAHAFSALQAVLMAASAGSFSHLTDEDFILDKRVIGGMQQVSLLQAQELGADVVLNSPVRTVIWEESGHGVTVVSERATVNARFVIMAVPPNLYSRVSFNPPLPRRQHQMHQHQSLGLVIKVHAVYSTPFWREDGLSGTGFGAGSLVQEVYDNTNHGDSRGTLVGFVSDEKADAVFELSAGDRRRAILESIAGFLGDKALTPEVYYESDWGSEEWTRGAYAASYDLGGLHRYGKDQHAPVGPIYWCSSDIAAEGYQHVDGAVRMGRRTAAGILAAAGESRAPHEAVAAVG, encoded by the coding sequence ATGCTGAACTTTGACCGCGACGTTGTAATCGTTGGCGCCGGACCATCCGGGCTCACCGCTGCCCGTGAACTGAAGAAGGCCGGCCTCACCGTGGCAGTGCTGGAAGCGCGGGACCGCGTGGGCGGCCGGACCTGGACGGACACCATCGCCGGCGCCATGCTGGAAATCGGCGGCCAGTGGGTCTCGCCGGATCAGACAGCACTGCTGGAACTCCTGGCTGAGCTAGGCCTGGAGACGTACTCCCGCTACCGTGAGGGCGAGTCCGTGTACATCGGAGCGGACGGCCGGAAGACCCGTTATACCGGCGAGTCCTTTCCGGTAAGTGCAGCCACCCGGATGGAAATGGACAAGCTGGTCGGCATCCTGGACGGCCTCGCGGCGGAAATCGGCGCCACCGAACCCTGGGCACACCCCAAAGCCCGCGAACTGGACACCGTTTCCTTCCACCACTGGCTCCGCCAAAACTCCAGCGACGAGGAGGCCTGCAACAACATTGGCCTGTTCATCGCCGGTGGCATGCTCACCAAGCCCGCCCACGCGTTTTCGGCACTGCAGGCGGTCCTGATGGCCGCCTCCGCCGGGTCCTTCAGCCATCTCACCGACGAAGACTTCATCCTGGACAAGCGGGTCATCGGCGGGATGCAGCAGGTCTCCTTGCTGCAGGCACAGGAGCTGGGTGCCGACGTCGTACTTAACAGTCCGGTGCGCACCGTCATCTGGGAGGAGAGCGGGCACGGCGTCACCGTTGTTTCGGAGCGCGCCACAGTGAACGCCCGGTTTGTGATCATGGCCGTGCCTCCGAACCTTTACTCGCGGGTCTCCTTCAACCCTCCGCTACCGCGGCGGCAGCACCAGATGCACCAGCACCAGTCGCTGGGCCTGGTGATCAAGGTCCACGCCGTCTACAGCACTCCGTTCTGGCGTGAAGACGGACTGTCCGGCACGGGATTCGGTGCCGGATCGCTGGTCCAGGAGGTCTACGACAACACCAACCACGGTGATTCACGTGGAACGCTGGTGGGATTCGTGTCGGATGAAAAGGCCGACGCCGTCTTCGAGCTGAGTGCCGGGGACCGCCGCCGCGCCATCCTGGAATCGATCGCCGGCTTCCTGGGGGATAAAGCCCTGACGCCGGAGGTGTACTACGAATCCGACTGGGGCTCGGAGGAGTGGACCCGGGGCGCCTATGCAGCGAGCTATGACCTGGGCGGGCTGCACCGTTACGGCAAGGACCAGCACGCCCCCGTCGGCCCCATCTACTGGTGCTCCTCGGACATCGCCGCAGAAGGTTACCAGCACGTTGACGGCGCCGTCCGCATGGGGCGGCGCACGGCGGCGGGCATCCTGGCTGCAGCGGGGGAATCCCGCGCGCCACACGAGGCCGTGGCTGCCGTCGGCTAA
- a CDS encoding ABC transporter permease: MLIYLRKRIVSSALPLVVVIVGVFALARMTGNPASLYLPLNATQQMRDDFTERNGLDQPLLVQMADYFGGVLRLDFGQSLRTGQDAAAMALRAFPATLQLAATTMVLAVILAVVVGCWAALKPNGIADRISSFVSMAAASIPDFWLAIVGIWIFAITLGWLPTSGVSGASAWVLPIATLLLRPFGVLVQIVRGSMVSALSEPYIKLARSRGAGELRVVTHHALRNAAAPALTVAGDLTVGLVNGAVVVETIFGWPGIGKLMIDSILQRDFAVLQAAVLLTAVAIFALNILIDMGYALLDARVRPVTVKA, encoded by the coding sequence ATGCTGATCTACTTGAGGAAGCGGATTGTCTCCAGCGCTCTGCCGCTGGTGGTGGTGATTGTCGGAGTGTTCGCGCTGGCCAGGATGACGGGCAACCCGGCCAGCCTGTACCTGCCGCTGAACGCCACGCAGCAGATGCGCGATGATTTCACCGAACGCAACGGCCTGGACCAGCCGCTGCTGGTACAGATGGCCGACTATTTCGGTGGCGTGCTCCGGCTCGACTTCGGGCAGTCGCTGCGGACCGGGCAGGACGCCGCCGCGATGGCGCTGCGTGCTTTCCCGGCCACCCTGCAGCTGGCGGCCACCACCATGGTGCTGGCCGTTATCCTGGCCGTGGTGGTGGGCTGCTGGGCAGCACTGAAGCCGAACGGCATCGCGGACCGCATCTCAAGTTTCGTCTCCATGGCCGCCGCCTCGATTCCGGACTTCTGGCTGGCGATCGTGGGCATCTGGATCTTCGCCATCACCCTGGGCTGGCTGCCGACATCCGGTGTGTCGGGAGCCAGCGCCTGGGTGCTGCCGATCGCCACGCTGCTTCTGCGGCCGTTCGGTGTGCTGGTCCAGATTGTCCGCGGCTCAATGGTCTCCGCACTGTCGGAGCCGTACATCAAGCTGGCCCGCAGCCGCGGTGCAGGAGAGCTCCGCGTGGTCACGCACCATGCGCTCCGCAACGCGGCTGCCCCGGCCCTCACGGTTGCCGGTGACCTGACCGTGGGCCTGGTCAACGGCGCGGTGGTGGTGGAAACCATCTTCGGCTGGCCGGGCATCGGCAAGCTTATGATCGATTCGATCCTGCAGCGGGACTTCGCGGTCCTGCAGGCAGCCGTCCTGCTCACCGCCGTCGCGATCTTCGCGCTGAACATCCTGATCGACATGGGCTACGCACTCTTGGACGCGCGCGTCCGTCCCGTCACGGTAAAGGCCTAG
- a CDS encoding universal stress protein: MSVAVGYVATQEGRAALSAAIREAALRRTDLQILGPVPGQGSKDAEADIRNAIADAAGVPAFLREGDGDEAADLMIDASYEEDVELVVIGVRRRSPVGKLFLGSTAQRVILEAGCPVTAVKADVGPRT, encoded by the coding sequence ATGAGCGTGGCGGTGGGCTACGTCGCCACGCAGGAGGGCCGGGCCGCCCTGAGCGCAGCAATCCGGGAAGCAGCGCTTCGGCGGACGGACCTGCAGATCCTGGGTCCGGTCCCCGGCCAGGGTTCCAAGGACGCAGAAGCGGACATCCGCAATGCCATCGCTGACGCAGCAGGCGTGCCGGCGTTCCTTCGCGAAGGTGACGGCGACGAGGCGGCAGACCTCATGATCGACGCGTCCTATGAAGAGGACGTTGAGCTGGTTGTTATCGGTGTGCGCCGGCGTTCCCCCGTGGGGAAGCTCTTCCTCGGCAGCACCGCCCAGCGGGTCATCCTGGAAGCCGGCTGTCCGGTGACCGCTGTTAAGGCCGACGTCGGCCCGCGCACCTGA
- a CDS encoding ABC transporter ATP-binding protein → MKTAAEQVPTRGTRAAASAAGARAAAGQAKAHDVVLQVRDLAVDIRTHRGTVRAVNSVAFEARAGETLALLGESGCGKSMTAKALAGIMDPVCDLADGQIMLNGTDLAALSPKERLKFAGPELGIVFQDALTALNPVYTVGTQLGEAFRIHRGLNAKQARVEAIDLMKRVGIPEPESRVNSYPHQFSGGMRQRILIAMAVALNPRLLIADEPTTALDVTVQAQIMQLLRKLREEGQMAVILITHDLAVVAEEADSVAVMYAGNVVESGPVSEVFADPRHPYTKGLLESVPVHLERGAQLKSIPGSPPELHDIPSGCVYQSRCPLVQDICRAERPVLRPVGVPAGDGSGPVHTAPVNAASPSGDQPRPARTAACHFSEEINNA, encoded by the coding sequence GTGAAAACAGCTGCCGAACAAGTACCCACCCGGGGCACCCGCGCCGCAGCATCCGCCGCAGGCGCCCGTGCCGCAGCCGGCCAGGCTAAGGCGCACGACGTCGTCCTGCAGGTCCGTGACCTCGCCGTGGACATCCGCACCCACCGCGGTACCGTGCGCGCCGTCAACAGCGTGGCCTTCGAAGCCCGGGCCGGCGAGACCCTGGCGCTGCTGGGCGAATCGGGCTGTGGAAAGTCCATGACAGCCAAGGCCCTGGCCGGGATCATGGACCCGGTCTGCGACCTGGCTGACGGGCAGATCATGCTCAACGGAACGGACCTGGCTGCGCTGAGCCCGAAAGAGCGGCTCAAGTTTGCCGGGCCAGAACTGGGCATCGTTTTCCAGGACGCCCTGACAGCGCTCAACCCTGTATATACAGTCGGAACACAGCTGGGGGAGGCCTTCCGCATCCACCGCGGCCTGAACGCCAAACAGGCACGGGTGGAAGCCATTGACCTGATGAAGCGCGTCGGCATTCCCGAGCCGGAATCACGGGTTAATTCCTACCCCCACCAGTTCTCCGGCGGCATGCGGCAGCGCATCCTGATCGCCATGGCGGTGGCGCTGAACCCGCGCCTGCTGATCGCTGACGAGCCGACCACTGCCCTGGACGTCACGGTCCAGGCGCAGATCATGCAGCTGCTGCGGAAACTCCGCGAAGAGGGCCAGATGGCTGTCATCCTCATCACGCACGACCTTGCGGTGGTGGCAGAGGAAGCCGACTCCGTAGCCGTGATGTACGCCGGCAACGTGGTGGAGTCCGGTCCTGTCTCCGAGGTCTTCGCCGACCCCCGGCACCCCTATACCAAGGGGCTGCTGGAATCCGTGCCGGTCCACCTGGAACGCGGCGCCCAGCTGAAGTCCATCCCCGGCAGCCCGCCGGAGCTTCACGACATCCCCAGCGGCTGCGTGTATCAGTCCCGCTGCCCGCTGGTGCAGGACATCTGCCGGGCCGAACGGCCCGTACTCCGCCCGGTGGGCGTGCCCGCCGGGGACGGCAGCGGCCCGGTACACACCGCCCCCGTCAACGCAGCCTCCCCTTCGGGGGACCAGCCGCGGCCCGCCCGTACCGCCGCGTGCCACTTCAGCGAGGAGATCAACAATGCCTGA
- a CDS encoding ABC transporter permease translates to MGPALMGDLATKQNLLFANKAPFNPAYGWEYFLGSDSLGRSMLARLVVASRTTLSVALPAVAVALLIGSLWGVWAGYHRGWRENVSMRIADVIMSFPSLLLAVVVLYVFSPSAANIVLILALTRIPIYLRTARAESAELQSRTFVDAARTFGAKPNAIIVRHVIPVVLPTLLTLATLEFCYVMLAESSLSFLGIGIQPPDVSWGLMVSQGRQYLQTAWWLSIFPGVAIVVTTIAANVLAAWLRIATDPAQRWRLALPRKRLIARIPAKEAQP, encoded by the coding sequence GTGGGCCCTGCGCTGATGGGTGACCTCGCCACAAAACAGAATCTGCTCTTCGCCAACAAAGCACCGTTCAATCCCGCATACGGCTGGGAATACTTCCTGGGCAGCGATTCCCTGGGCCGCAGCATGCTCGCCAGGCTCGTGGTGGCGAGCAGGACCACCCTGTCCGTCGCCCTGCCTGCGGTGGCCGTCGCCCTGCTGATCGGCTCCCTGTGGGGGGTCTGGGCCGGTTACCACCGCGGCTGGCGGGAGAACGTCTCCATGCGGATCGCCGACGTGATCATGAGCTTCCCCTCCCTGCTCCTCGCCGTCGTGGTCCTTTACGTGTTCAGCCCCAGCGCAGCGAACATCGTGCTGATCCTGGCCCTGACCCGTATCCCCATCTACCTGCGGACAGCGCGGGCGGAGAGCGCCGAGCTGCAGAGCCGCACGTTCGTGGACGCGGCACGCACCTTCGGCGCCAAACCCAACGCGATCATTGTCCGGCATGTCATCCCCGTGGTGCTGCCGACGCTGCTGACGCTGGCCACGCTGGAATTCTGCTACGTGATGCTCGCCGAATCCTCACTGAGCTTCCTGGGCATCGGCATCCAGCCGCCGGACGTCAGCTGGGGGCTGATGGTCTCCCAGGGCCGGCAATACCTGCAGACGGCCTGGTGGCTGTCCATCTTCCCCGGCGTCGCCATTGTGGTGACCACCATCGCCGCCAACGTCCTCGCCGCCTGGCTGCGGATCGCCACGGATCCGGCCCAGCGCTGGCGCCTGGCCCTTCCCCGCAAGCGGCTGATTGCCCGCATCCCAGCCAAGGAGGCACAGCCGTGA
- a CDS encoding APC family permease: MSSKEVTAQLPGSPDKLPGNDLPGKDPAGNGLSSKGLKAGAVGLVGAVVIGVSCIAPAYTLTAALGPTVSEVGVQLPAIFLVGFIPMILVALGYRELNNAMPDAGTSFTWASRAFGPWIGWMGGWGLIAATIIVLSNLAAVAVDFFYLMLAQLFGNPELGELSKNLPLNIATTLVFIAVACWISYRGMEATKSVQYVLVAFQLLVLGWFAVAAFSHVANGTAFDATAISPDWFNPFAVGSFSAFAAGVSLSIFIYWGWDVTLTMNEETRNPEKTPGRAATVTVVVIVAIYMTVALATLSFAGVGDTGLGAGNPENQSSIFAVLAGPVMGPFAILMSLAILSSSAASLQSTFVSPARTLLSMGHYKALPGRFGKVSPRFKSPSYATIAAGAAAAGFYVITRTTSENALWDTITALGMMICFYYGITALACVWFFRAQAFSNGRSFFFKFLAPLLGGVILLVMFFKTASDSMDPGYGSGSSVGGVGMVFILGMGVILLGVVVMLVMSRLQPGFFKGQVLARGN, from the coding sequence ATGAGTTCCAAAGAAGTGACTGCGCAGCTGCCCGGCAGCCCCGACAAATTGCCCGGTAATGACCTGCCCGGTAAAGATCCGGCCGGGAATGGCCTGAGCAGCAAGGGCCTGAAGGCCGGGGCAGTGGGGCTGGTGGGGGCCGTCGTCATCGGGGTTTCCTGCATTGCGCCGGCGTACACGCTGACGGCGGCGCTGGGGCCAACGGTCTCGGAGGTTGGAGTCCAGCTGCCGGCGATCTTCCTGGTGGGCTTTATCCCCATGATTTTGGTGGCGCTCGGCTACCGGGAACTGAACAATGCAATGCCCGACGCCGGCACCTCGTTTACGTGGGCATCGCGCGCCTTTGGTCCGTGGATCGGGTGGATGGGCGGCTGGGGGCTGATCGCTGCCACCATTATTGTGCTGTCCAACCTGGCAGCCGTCGCCGTCGATTTCTTCTACCTCATGCTGGCCCAGCTGTTCGGGAACCCGGAGCTGGGCGAGCTGAGCAAGAACCTTCCGCTGAACATCGCCACCACGCTGGTGTTCATCGCTGTGGCCTGCTGGATTTCGTACCGGGGCATGGAAGCCACTAAGAGCGTGCAGTATGTCCTTGTGGCGTTCCAGCTGCTGGTGCTGGGCTGGTTTGCCGTGGCCGCCTTCAGCCACGTGGCCAACGGGACGGCGTTTGATGCGACGGCCATCTCCCCGGACTGGTTCAATCCGTTCGCGGTGGGGTCCTTCTCGGCTTTCGCGGCCGGAGTTTCGCTCTCCATCTTCATTTACTGGGGCTGGGACGTCACCCTGACCATGAACGAGGAAACCAGGAACCCGGAGAAGACTCCGGGGCGGGCGGCCACCGTCACCGTCGTGGTGATTGTGGCGATCTACATGACCGTGGCGCTGGCCACCCTGTCCTTTGCGGGCGTCGGCGACACGGGCCTGGGAGCCGGAAATCCGGAGAACCAGTCGAGCATCTTCGCTGTCCTCGCCGGGCCGGTGATGGGACCGTTCGCCATCCTGATGTCCCTCGCGATCCTGAGCAGTTCGGCTGCCTCGCTGCAGTCCACGTTTGTCTCGCCCGCGCGGACCTTGCTGTCGATGGGTCACTACAAGGCACTCCCGGGGCGCTTCGGCAAGGTCAGCCCGCGGTTCAAGTCCCCGAGCTACGCCACCATCGCCGCGGGCGCTGCAGCTGCGGGCTTCTATGTCATCACCCGGACCACCTCGGAGAACGCGCTGTGGGACACCATTACGGCGCTGGGGATGATGATCTGCTTCTACTACGGCATCACAGCACTGGCCTGCGTCTGGTTCTTCCGGGCCCAGGCGTTCAGCAACGGCCGTTCCTTCTTCTTCAAGTTCCTGGCGCCGCTGCTGGGCGGCGTCATCCTGCTGGTGATGTTCTTCAAGACCGCGTCCGATTCCATGGATCCCGGGTACGGCTCCGGATCATCGGTGGGCGGGGTGGGGATGGTGTTCATCCTGGGCATGGGCGTGATCCTGCTGGGCGTGGTGGTCATGCTGGTGATGTCCCGGCTGCAGCCCGGGTTTTTCAAGGGGCAGGTGCTGGCCCGCGGAAACTGA
- a CDS encoding sulfite exporter TauE/SafE family protein: MTGSEYALIAGVIFLAACLQASSGFGMGMLAAPVIAMVDPSLLPATLIILAFLVTVMVTVRERQSLDLRGTGWALVGRVPGSFLGAWLVTALSREGMAWVVVAVVLTGLVLAVRGWSPRPVRSTLIAAGAASGIMGTATSIGGPPMALVWQGHDGPRLRGTMSAFFMVGSSISMVMLWITGAVTAEMLALALWMVPAAVAGYVASRYVNRFLNAGRLKALALGASALGSVLLMVQLVFAAI, encoded by the coding sequence GTGACCGGCAGCGAGTATGCCCTGATCGCCGGGGTGATCTTCCTGGCCGCCTGCCTGCAGGCGTCCAGCGGATTCGGCATGGGCATGCTCGCGGCGCCGGTGATCGCCATGGTGGATCCGTCCCTGCTGCCGGCCACACTGATCATCCTGGCGTTCCTGGTCACCGTGATGGTGACCGTTCGGGAACGGCAGAGCCTGGACCTCCGCGGCACGGGCTGGGCCTTGGTTGGGCGCGTTCCCGGCAGCTTCCTGGGCGCGTGGCTGGTGACGGCGCTGTCCCGGGAAGGCATGGCCTGGGTGGTGGTGGCCGTAGTACTGACCGGTCTGGTGCTGGCCGTCCGGGGCTGGTCGCCCAGGCCTGTCCGGAGCACCCTGATAGCAGCCGGGGCGGCCTCGGGAATCATGGGAACTGCCACGTCAATCGGCGGCCCGCCGATGGCCCTGGTCTGGCAGGGTCACGACGGGCCGCGCCTGCGGGGCACCATGAGCGCCTTCTTTATGGTGGGCTCGTCAATTTCGATGGTGATGCTCTGGATCACGGGCGCCGTCACGGCTGAGATGCTGGCCCTGGCGCTGTGGATGGTTCCGGCGGCCGTGGCCGGCTACGTGGCGTCCCGGTACGTGAACCGCTTCCTCAACGCCGGGCGCCTGAAGGCATTGGCCCTCGGCGCCTCGGCGTTGGGAAGCGTCCTGCTGATGGTGCAGCTGGTTTTTGCGGCTATTTAG
- a CDS encoding ABC transporter substrate-binding protein: MMSSSKLSFPAAALKWPALASVAVLGLSGCSVANTEATGSSSTTVRVVLGQEPPTLEACESNLTSTGVVVRSNVTEPLIERNPQSGELEPKLATEWKATSDTEWTLKLREGVTFQDGTPFNADAAAFTIERAVNSKLGCNVEGYVFGDADLVVKAVDATTLTVTTPEPDPILPLRLSFLEVVPTSTSATEKVREPIGTGPYKIETWDAGQKITLASWDGYWGDKPAYAKAEYQWRSESSVRAAMITSGEADVAMGLSPDDNIGDLGLDYPNNETVALRLDANEAPLNDIRVRQAINFAIDKEGIVNSLYQGKHQVAAQLVPEGIVGHNSALEGWAFDLEKAKSLVAEAKADGVDTSKQISMVVRSAQFPKITELGQVLQEQLSQAGLNVKLKMLETSQHLTYQVRPFPEDEGAVALMTQHGNQAGDAAFTVDQYMLSTGAQSYFGTPEFDAMIKKADSASGDERKKAFEDIFAYQNDKVVQFAHISHQTGIIGKAKSVNYTPNSSSGDELRVSEMTPAS; this comes from the coding sequence ATGATGTCTTCTTCAAAGCTCTCCTTTCCCGCTGCCGCACTCAAATGGCCGGCCCTGGCCTCCGTTGCGGTGCTGGGCCTAAGCGGTTGTTCGGTTGCCAACACCGAAGCAACCGGCAGCTCCTCCACCACCGTCCGTGTGGTGCTCGGCCAGGAGCCGCCCACCCTGGAAGCGTGTGAATCGAACCTGACGTCCACCGGTGTGGTGGTGCGGTCCAACGTCACCGAACCGCTGATCGAGCGTAATCCCCAGAGTGGCGAGCTGGAACCCAAGCTCGCCACCGAATGGAAAGCCACCAGTGACACCGAATGGACACTCAAGCTTCGCGAAGGCGTGACCTTTCAGGACGGCACGCCGTTCAACGCCGATGCCGCCGCGTTCACCATCGAACGGGCCGTCAACTCGAAGCTCGGCTGCAACGTGGAAGGCTACGTCTTCGGTGATGCAGACCTTGTTGTAAAGGCCGTGGATGCCACCACCCTCACCGTCACCACTCCGGAGCCTGACCCCATCCTGCCGCTGCGGCTCTCGTTCCTTGAAGTAGTGCCGACTTCCACGAGCGCCACCGAAAAGGTCCGCGAGCCGATCGGAACGGGCCCCTACAAGATCGAGACGTGGGACGCCGGCCAGAAGATCACCCTCGCCAGCTGGGACGGCTACTGGGGAGACAAGCCCGCCTACGCCAAGGCGGAGTACCAGTGGCGTTCCGAAAGTTCCGTGCGCGCTGCCATGATCACCAGCGGCGAAGCGGACGTGGCCATGGGGCTCAGCCCGGACGACAACATCGGCGACCTCGGCCTGGACTACCCCAACAACGAGACTGTGGCCCTGCGCCTTGACGCCAACGAGGCGCCGCTCAACGACATCCGCGTCCGCCAGGCCATCAACTTCGCCATTGACAAAGAAGGAATCGTCAACTCGCTCTACCAGGGCAAGCACCAGGTGGCCGCGCAGCTGGTCCCCGAGGGAATCGTGGGGCACAACTCCGCGCTGGAAGGCTGGGCATTCGACCTGGAAAAGGCCAAGTCACTCGTTGCGGAAGCGAAGGCCGACGGCGTTGACACGTCCAAGCAGATTTCCATGGTGGTCCGCAGCGCCCAGTTCCCCAAGATCACCGAGCTGGGCCAGGTCCTGCAGGAGCAGCTGAGCCAGGCCGGCCTGAACGTCAAGCTCAAGATGCTTGAGACCAGCCAGCACCTGACCTACCAGGTCCGTCCCTTCCCCGAGGACGAAGGCGCAGTGGCGCTCATGACCCAGCACGGCAACCAGGCCGGCGACGCAGCCTTCACGGTGGACCAGTACATGCTCTCCACCGGCGCCCAAAGCTACTTCGGCACGCCGGAGTTCGACGCCATGATCAAGAAGGCCGACTCGGCTTCCGGCGACGAGCGGAAGAAGGCTTTCGAGGACATCTTCGCCTACCAGAACGACAAGGTTGTCCAGTTCGCACACATCTCCCACCAGACCGGCATCATCGGCAAGGCCAAGTCCGTGAACTACACGCCCAATTCGTCCAGCGGCGATGAACTGCGTGTCTCGGAAATGACCCCGGCAAGCTAA